The following coding sequences are from one Sesamum indicum cultivar Zhongzhi No. 13 linkage group LG11, S_indicum_v1.0, whole genome shotgun sequence window:
- the LOC105174411 gene encoding type I inositol polyphosphate 5-phosphatase 8 isoform X1, which produces MNGIACNLHICKQGTATATATATGTDPLFLSPSNQSMRQEPNSLKSSWPKVVVKKWLNIKSGRHEFYSDYNTNALVQRRRKSCSDDGLYVVVPEELSEQWLMETSNEIERPGFSQLPPPPTSTPNLRMFVGTWNVGGKSPHDELNLSDWLRTKASADIYVLGFQEIVPLNAGNVLGPEDYGPAAKWISLIRQSLNDNSVSKQSLSPNHQNPPYSKPRVSFSDLLSLDDDLVERKGFERSESCSSEEGSRSPPDSGKHKYCLAASKQMVGIFLCVWVREDLYPHISSLKVSCVGRGIMGYLGNKGSISISMRLHGTTFCFVCTHLASGEKEGDAIRRNLDVMEILRRTRFSHPSRESVAPDNILDHDKIIWLGDLNYRLASSCGDTYELVEKNDWQALLEKDELRIEQKAGRVFKGWEEGEIHFAPTYKYHTNSDRYVLQTSTSKDKRRTPAWCDRILWKGEGLKQMWYVRGESRFSDHRPVYALFSVEMNLPGSYPYPTSKITSRTIPSTAPPKLLSESAVLSSAAAELLLVARTQSCIQTAPRFSLTAADKK; this is translated from the exons ATGAATGGAATTGCATGCAACCTCCACATCTGCAAACAAG GAACTGCAACTGCAACTGCAACTGCAACTGGAACTGACCCATTATTCCTTTCACCTTCCAACCAATCAATGAGACAGGAACCCAACTCTCTCAAG TCTTCTTGGCCAAAAGTGGTGGTTAAGAAATGGTTGAATATAAAGAGTGGTAGACATGAATTTTACTCcgattacaatacaaatg CTTTGGTTcaaagaagaaggaagagTTGCTCTGACGACGGACTTTACGTCGTCGTGCCTGAAGAATTATCAG AACAATGGTTGATGGAAACGAGTAACGAAATTGAACGGCCAGGATTCAGTCAGCTACCCCCACCTCCCACTAGTACCCCCAACCTCAG GATGTTCGTAGGGACGTGGAATGTGGGAGGCAAATCACCGCATGATGAACTGAATCTAAGTGATTGGTTGAGGACCAAAGCATCAGCCGACATTTATGTACttgg GTTCCAGGAGATTGTACCTCTGAACGCAGGCAACGTGCTGGGACCCGAGGACTATGGTCCGGCTGCAAAGTGGATTTCCTTGATCCGCCAATCTTTAAATGATAATTCTGTTTCCAAACAGTCCCTTAGCCCGAATCATCAAAACCCACCATATTCCAAACCTAGAGTCAGTTTCTCGGATTTGCTCTCGCTGGATGATGATCTGGTTGAGCGCAAGGGTTTTGAAAGATCCGAGTCATGCTCCAGTGAAGAGGGTTCGCGTAGCCCACCCGATTCGGGAAAACATAAGTACTGTTTGGCTGCCAGCAAGCAGATGGTGGGGATATTTTTGTGCGTTTGGGTTCGTGAGGACTTGTATCCCCATATTAGTAGTTTGAAAGTCTCGTGCGTTGGAAGAGGCATCATGGGATACCTTGGGaataag gGATCGATATCTATCAGCATGAGACTGCATGGAACGACGTTTTGCTTTGTGTGCACTCACTTAGCCTCTGGGGAGAAAGAGGGCGATGCGATCAGAAGAAATTTAGATGTAATGGAGATTTTAAGGAGAACAAGATTTTCTCATCCCTCTAGAGAATCTGTTGCACCTGACAATATTTTGGATCACGA CAAGATAATCTGGCTGGGAGACTTGAATTATCGACTGGCATCAAGTTGCGGTGATACGTACGAGCTAGTAGAGAAAAACGACTGGCAAGCCCTTCTAGAGAAAGACGAG TTGAGAATAGAACAAAAGGCAGGCAGAGTATTCAAAGGGTGGGAAGAAGGGGAAATACACTTTGCTCCAACCTACAAATACCACACCAATTCCGACCGTTACGTCCTGCAAACCTCCACCTCCAAGGACAAACGCCGGACCCCTGCCTg GTGCGACAGGATTCTTTGGAAAGGCGAAGGGCTTAAACAAATGTGGTATGTTAGGGGCGAATCACGATTTTCGGACCACAGGCCTGTCTATGCTCTGTTCTCAGTGGAAATGAATTTACCCGGCAGCTATCCCTACCCCACTTCCAAGATTACATCAAGAACCATCCCATCTACAGCACCACCAAAATTGCTGTCGGAATCAGCTGTCTTATCATCAGCGGCTGCAGAGTTGTTGTTGGTCGCCAGAACTCAGAGTTGCATACAGACCGCCCCAAGGTTCTCCCTCACGGCTGCCGATAAGAAGTGA
- the LOC105174411 gene encoding type I inositol polyphosphate 5-phosphatase 8 isoform X2, giving the protein MRQEPNSLKSSWPKVVVKKWLNIKSGRHEFYSDYNTNALVQRRRKSCSDDGLYVVVPEELSEQWLMETSNEIERPGFSQLPPPPTSTPNLRMFVGTWNVGGKSPHDELNLSDWLRTKASADIYVLGFQEIVPLNAGNVLGPEDYGPAAKWISLIRQSLNDNSVSKQSLSPNHQNPPYSKPRVSFSDLLSLDDDLVERKGFERSESCSSEEGSRSPPDSGKHKYCLAASKQMVGIFLCVWVREDLYPHISSLKVSCVGRGIMGYLGNKGSISISMRLHGTTFCFVCTHLASGEKEGDAIRRNLDVMEILRRTRFSHPSRESVAPDNILDHDKIIWLGDLNYRLASSCGDTYELVEKNDWQALLEKDELRIEQKAGRVFKGWEEGEIHFAPTYKYHTNSDRYVLQTSTSKDKRRTPAWCDRILWKGEGLKQMWYVRGESRFSDHRPVYALFSVEMNLPGSYPYPTSKITSRTIPSTAPPKLLSESAVLSSAAAELLLVARTQSCIQTAPRFSLTAADKK; this is encoded by the exons ATGAGACAGGAACCCAACTCTCTCAAG TCTTCTTGGCCAAAAGTGGTGGTTAAGAAATGGTTGAATATAAAGAGTGGTAGACATGAATTTTACTCcgattacaatacaaatg CTTTGGTTcaaagaagaaggaagagTTGCTCTGACGACGGACTTTACGTCGTCGTGCCTGAAGAATTATCAG AACAATGGTTGATGGAAACGAGTAACGAAATTGAACGGCCAGGATTCAGTCAGCTACCCCCACCTCCCACTAGTACCCCCAACCTCAG GATGTTCGTAGGGACGTGGAATGTGGGAGGCAAATCACCGCATGATGAACTGAATCTAAGTGATTGGTTGAGGACCAAAGCATCAGCCGACATTTATGTACttgg GTTCCAGGAGATTGTACCTCTGAACGCAGGCAACGTGCTGGGACCCGAGGACTATGGTCCGGCTGCAAAGTGGATTTCCTTGATCCGCCAATCTTTAAATGATAATTCTGTTTCCAAACAGTCCCTTAGCCCGAATCATCAAAACCCACCATATTCCAAACCTAGAGTCAGTTTCTCGGATTTGCTCTCGCTGGATGATGATCTGGTTGAGCGCAAGGGTTTTGAAAGATCCGAGTCATGCTCCAGTGAAGAGGGTTCGCGTAGCCCACCCGATTCGGGAAAACATAAGTACTGTTTGGCTGCCAGCAAGCAGATGGTGGGGATATTTTTGTGCGTTTGGGTTCGTGAGGACTTGTATCCCCATATTAGTAGTTTGAAAGTCTCGTGCGTTGGAAGAGGCATCATGGGATACCTTGGGaataag gGATCGATATCTATCAGCATGAGACTGCATGGAACGACGTTTTGCTTTGTGTGCACTCACTTAGCCTCTGGGGAGAAAGAGGGCGATGCGATCAGAAGAAATTTAGATGTAATGGAGATTTTAAGGAGAACAAGATTTTCTCATCCCTCTAGAGAATCTGTTGCACCTGACAATATTTTGGATCACGA CAAGATAATCTGGCTGGGAGACTTGAATTATCGACTGGCATCAAGTTGCGGTGATACGTACGAGCTAGTAGAGAAAAACGACTGGCAAGCCCTTCTAGAGAAAGACGAG TTGAGAATAGAACAAAAGGCAGGCAGAGTATTCAAAGGGTGGGAAGAAGGGGAAATACACTTTGCTCCAACCTACAAATACCACACCAATTCCGACCGTTACGTCCTGCAAACCTCCACCTCCAAGGACAAACGCCGGACCCCTGCCTg GTGCGACAGGATTCTTTGGAAAGGCGAAGGGCTTAAACAAATGTGGTATGTTAGGGGCGAATCACGATTTTCGGACCACAGGCCTGTCTATGCTCTGTTCTCAGTGGAAATGAATTTACCCGGCAGCTATCCCTACCCCACTTCCAAGATTACATCAAGAACCATCCCATCTACAGCACCACCAAAATTGCTGTCGGAATCAGCTGTCTTATCATCAGCGGCTGCAGAGTTGTTGTTGGTCGCCAGAACTCAGAGTTGCATACAGACCGCCCCAAGGTTCTCCCTCACGGCTGCCGATAAGAAGTGA